The following coding sequences lie in one Pseudomonas sp. SL4(2022) genomic window:
- the ftsK gene encoding DNA translocase FtsK, whose amino-acid sequence MKKSSPTVQAPLWRQQLPYRLKEGALIGLGALCLYLWMALLTYDAADPGWTHTSNVEQVQNAAGRAGAWFADILFMALGYFAYLFPLLLAVKTLQVFRARHQPWQWSGWLFSWRLIGLVFLVLSGAALAFIHFQASSSMPASAGGALGESLGQLAINALNVQGSTLLFIALFLFGLTVFTDLSWFKVMDLTGKITLDLIELIQSLANRWWNARLERQQLVAQLREVDERVSEVSAPIVLDRREQAKVKERLIEREDALNKHMSERVNRPAPVITPPAVPKAPEPSKRVLKEKQVNLFEDSALAGSLPPISILDVAEKIQKKYSPESLEAMSRLLEIKLKEFGVEVIVESVHPGPVITRFEIQPAAGVKVSRISNLAKDLARSLAVISVRVVEVIPGKTTVGIEIPNEDRQIVRFSEVLSSPEYDDAKSPVTLALGHDIGGKPVITDLARMPHLLVAGTTGSGKSVGVNAMILSILFKSTPEEARLIMIDPKMLELSIYEGIPHLLCPVVTDMKEAANALRWSVAEMERRYKLMSKMGVRNLAGFNRKVKDAEEAGEPLADPLYKRESMHDEAPLLKTLPTIVVVVDEFADMMMIVGKKVEELIARIAQKARAAGIHLILATQRPSVDVITGLIKANIPTRMAFQVSSKIDSRTILDQGGAEQLLGHGDMLYMPPGTGLPIRVHGAFVSDEEVHRVVEAWKQRGTPDYIDDILAGVEESGSGFEGGSGEGGSEGSESDPLYDEAVNFVLESRRASISAVQRKLKIGYNRAARMIEAMEMAGVVTSMNTNGSREVIAPGPMRD is encoded by the coding sequence TTGAAGAAATCTAGCCCAACCGTACAAGCCCCTCTCTGGCGTCAGCAGCTGCCCTATCGATTGAAAGAAGGCGCCCTGATCGGCCTTGGTGCGCTTTGTCTGTACCTGTGGATGGCTCTGCTGACCTACGATGCGGCCGATCCGGGCTGGACTCACACCAGCAACGTAGAACAGGTGCAGAACGCTGCAGGCCGAGCCGGAGCCTGGTTTGCCGACATTCTGTTTATGGCCTTGGGCTATTTTGCCTATCTATTCCCGCTGCTGCTGGCGGTGAAAACCCTGCAGGTGTTTCGTGCACGTCATCAACCCTGGCAGTGGAGCGGCTGGCTGTTCTCTTGGCGGCTGATCGGTCTGGTGTTTCTGGTGCTGTCCGGTGCGGCGCTGGCTTTTATCCATTTCCAGGCCAGTTCCAGCATGCCCGCATCGGCCGGTGGCGCCCTGGGGGAAAGCCTCGGCCAACTGGCAATTAATGCCCTGAATGTACAGGGCAGTACGCTGTTATTTATTGCCCTGTTTCTGTTCGGGCTGACCGTATTTACTGACCTGTCCTGGTTCAAGGTAATGGACCTGACCGGCAAAATTACCCTGGATCTGATTGAACTGATTCAGAGCCTGGCCAACCGCTGGTGGAATGCGCGCCTGGAACGCCAGCAACTGGTGGCACAACTGCGTGAAGTGGATGAGCGGGTCAGCGAAGTGTCGGCTCCGATCGTGCTGGATCGCCGCGAGCAGGCCAAGGTCAAGGAACGGCTGATCGAGCGCGAAGATGCGCTGAACAAGCACATGAGCGAGCGGGTTAACCGTCCCGCTCCGGTCATTACCCCGCCGGCTGTGCCCAAAGCCCCCGAGCCCAGCAAGCGCGTGCTGAAAGAAAAACAGGTCAACCTGTTCGAAGACAGCGCCCTGGCCGGCAGCTTGCCACCGATTTCGATTCTCGATGTGGCGGAAAAAATTCAGAAGAAATACTCCCCCGAGTCGCTGGAAGCGATGTCGCGTCTGCTTGAGATCAAACTCAAGGAGTTCGGCGTCGAGGTGATTGTCGAGTCTGTACACCCAGGTCCGGTGATCACCCGTTTCGAGATTCAACCGGCTGCCGGGGTCAAGGTCAGCCGCATTTCCAACCTGGCCAAAGACCTGGCGCGCTCGTTGGCGGTGATCAGTGTTCGGGTGGTGGAAGTGATTCCTGGCAAGACCACGGTCGGCATTGAGATTCCCAACGAAGACCGGCAGATCGTGCGCTTCTCCGAAGTGCTGTCCTCGCCAGAGTACGATGACGCCAAGTCGCCGGTCACCCTGGCTCTGGGGCATGACATCGGCGGCAAGCCGGTGATCACCGACCTGGCGCGCATGCCGCACCTGCTGGTGGCCGGTACCACCGGCTCAGGTAAATCGGTCGGGGTCAACGCGATGATCCTCTCGATCCTGTTCAAGTCCACGCCGGAAGAGGCGCGCTTGATCATGATCGACCCGAAAATGCTCGAGCTGTCGATCTACGAAGGTATTCCGCATCTGCTGTGCCCGGTGGTGACCGACATGAAGGAAGCCGCCAACGCCCTGCGCTGGTCGGTGGCCGAGATGGAGCGTCGCTACAAGCTGATGTCGAAAATGGGCGTACGCAACCTGGCGGGCTTTAACCGCAAGGTCAAGGACGCCGAAGAGGCGGGTGAGCCATTGGCAGATCCGCTGTACAAGCGCGAAAGCATGCATGACGAAGCGCCGTTACTGAAAACCCTGCCGACCATCGTAGTTGTGGTCGACGAGTTTGCAGACATGATGATGATCGTCGGCAAGAAGGTTGAAGAGCTGATTGCGCGTATTGCGCAGAAAGCCCGTGCAGCGGGTATTCACCTGATTCTCGCGACCCAGCGTCCATCGGTGGATGTGATCACCGGCCTGATTAAGGCCAATATTCCGACGCGCATGGCTTTCCAGGTTTCCAGCAAGATCGACTCGCGTACCATCCTTGATCAGGGTGGGGCCGAGCAGCTACTGGGTCACGGTGACATGCTCTACATGCCACCGGGCACCGGCCTACCGATTCGTGTACATGGCGCTTTCGTTTCCGATGAAGAAGTACACCGCGTGGTCGAAGCCTGGAAGCAGCGGGGCACGCCTGACTACATCGACGACATTCTCGCGGGCGTCGAGGAGTCCGGCAGCGGCTTCGAAGGCGGCAGCGGCGAGGGCGGTAGCGAGGGCAGCGAGTCCGACCCGCTTTACGATGAGGCGGTCAATTTCGTGCTGGAAA